One stretch of Micromonospora cremea DNA includes these proteins:
- a CDS encoding helix-turn-helix domain-containing protein: MTRPGRPVGELLRGWRRTRGMSQLDLAIEAGVSARHLSFVETGRSRPSPELILRLAEQLAMPLAERNTMLLAGGYAPAYPSHELSDPELAPVRAAVRQILDGHRPYPAVLIDQHWHLVEANPAVALFTAGAQSHLLTPPVNVLRLSLHPDGMAPRILNLPEWRAHLLSRLRQQAVMTNDPVLYDLHEELGGYPGGHAHAAPINDAVSRVVVPLRYRHNDRELSFVSTTTLFGTPLDVTVSGLAVEAFFPADSATTETLHTLATS, encoded by the coding sequence ATGACCAGGCCCGGGCGTCCAGTGGGGGAACTGCTGCGCGGCTGGCGCCGAACTCGCGGCATGAGTCAGCTCGACCTGGCGATCGAGGCAGGGGTGTCGGCCCGGCATCTGAGCTTCGTCGAGACCGGGAGATCTCGGCCGAGCCCGGAGTTGATCCTGCGGCTGGCGGAGCAGCTTGCGATGCCGCTGGCGGAGCGCAACACGATGCTGCTCGCCGGCGGCTACGCGCCGGCCTACCCCAGCCACGAGCTGAGCGATCCGGAACTGGCGCCGGTACGTGCCGCCGTCCGGCAGATCCTCGACGGGCACCGCCCGTACCCGGCGGTGCTCATCGACCAGCATTGGCATCTCGTCGAAGCCAATCCTGCCGTCGCCCTGTTCACCGCCGGCGCGCAGTCCCACCTTCTCACTCCACCGGTCAACGTGCTGCGGCTCAGCCTGCACCCCGACGGCATGGCACCGCGAATCCTCAATCTGCCGGAGTGGCGCGCCCACCTGCTCAGTCGGCTGCGCCAGCAGGCCGTGATGACCAACGACCCGGTTCTGTACGACCTGCACGAGGAGCTTGGCGGCTATCCCGGCGGCCACGCCCATGCGGCACCGATCAACGACGCCGTTTCGCGCGTCGTCGTTCCGCTCCGGTACCGCCACAACGACCGTGAGCTGTCCTTCGTCAGCACCACGACCCTCTTCGGCACGCCGCTGGATGTCACTGTCTCCGGGTTGGCCGTCGAGGCCTTCTTCCCCGCCGACTCGGCGACCACCGAAACGCTCCACACCCTCGCGACGTCCTGA
- a CDS encoding nuclear transport factor 2 family protein — translation MATTFDELAERYIAVWNETDPARRRRDIDDLWAPEGRYVDPLAVAEGPDAIDATIAAVQSQFPGMTFRLAGPVDGHHNQVRFTWELGPEDVEAPIVGFDVAVTDGNGRLTQVLGFLDRVPAA, via the coding sequence ATGGCGACCACATTCGACGAGCTGGCCGAGCGGTACATCGCGGTCTGGAACGAGACCGATCCGGCGAGGCGGCGCCGCGACATCGACGACCTGTGGGCCCCCGAGGGCCGCTACGTCGACCCGCTGGCCGTCGCCGAGGGCCCGGACGCGATCGACGCGACGATAGCCGCGGTGCAGAGCCAGTTCCCCGGCATGACGTTCCGGTTGGCCGGCCCGGTCGACGGCCACCACAACCAGGTCCGCTTCACCTGGGAACTCGGGCCGGAAGACGTCGAGGCGCCAATCGTCGGCTTCGACGTCGCAGTGACCGACGGCAACGGACGGCTGACCCAGGTGCTGGGTTTCCTGGACCGAGTCCCAGCGGCCTGA
- a CDS encoding DUF1330 domain-containing protein: MTAYALAHLRKAPIHADVLEYLERIQATLAPFEGRFLVHGGTIDVLEGDWPGDLVIIEFPDLGKARSWYHSSTYQEIKPLRTRHLAGEVILVEGVETDHSSSQMAAELRQANGL, from the coding sequence ATGACGGCGTACGCGCTCGCACACCTGCGCAAGGCACCCATCCACGCCGACGTGCTGGAGTACCTGGAGCGCATCCAGGCCACCCTCGCCCCCTTCGAGGGCCGATTCCTCGTCCACGGAGGAACCATCGACGTACTGGAAGGCGACTGGCCGGGTGACCTGGTGATCATCGAGTTTCCCGACCTGGGCAAGGCCCGCTCCTGGTACCACTCCAGCACCTATCAGGAGATCAAACCCCTGCGAACGAGGCACCTCGCCGGCGAGGTGATCCTGGTCGAGGGGGTCGAGACTGACCACAGCTCGTCGCAGATGGCTGCCGAACTCCGTCAAGCCAATGGTCTGTAG
- a CDS encoding protein phosphatase 2C domain-containing protein encodes MASAAARPGRANEDFTGAVPTAAVLIDGAGIPGSESICRHGVAWYASRLGGTLLSLLSLVRDRSLPALLAEAIEQVTDDHRGTCDVVDPISPSATVAILRLSDGLIEHLVLGDSVLVLDRADGGPLVVSDPREVIISRSYEAALEAVAADSDEYHRILRDLRANRNQPGGFWMAKDDPRAAGEAITGSCPVSELAGAVLLSNGASRIVDRFRLADWPRVMAVLASTGPAEIIRRVRQAEVRDAVAADDATIAHCTDFNGA; translated from the coding sequence ATGGCGAGTGCTGCGGCACGGCCCGGCCGCGCGAACGAGGACTTCACCGGCGCCGTACCGACGGCGGCAGTGCTCATCGACGGCGCCGGCATTCCCGGCAGCGAATCGATCTGCCGGCACGGTGTGGCCTGGTACGCCAGCCGCCTGGGCGGCACGCTCCTCAGCCTCCTGTCACTCGTGCGGGACCGCAGTCTCCCGGCGCTGCTCGCCGAGGCCATCGAGCAGGTGACGGACGATCACCGGGGCACCTGCGACGTCGTCGACCCCATCAGTCCGTCGGCGACCGTAGCCATCCTGCGCCTGTCCGACGGCCTCATCGAGCACCTGGTGCTCGGTGATTCGGTCCTCGTGCTGGACAGAGCAGATGGCGGGCCGCTCGTCGTCTCCGATCCACGGGAGGTGATCATCAGCCGGTCGTACGAGGCCGCGCTCGAGGCCGTCGCCGCGGACAGCGACGAGTACCACCGGATCCTGCGGGACCTGCGCGCCAACCGGAACCAGCCGGGCGGCTTCTGGATGGCCAAGGACGACCCGCGGGCGGCGGGCGAGGCGATCACCGGAAGCTGCCCGGTCTCCGAGCTGGCCGGCGCCGTCCTGCTCAGCAATGGAGCCAGCCGCATCGTGGACCGGTTCCGGCTCGCCGACTGGCCGAGGGTCATGGCCGTCCTCGCGTCGACCGGACCCGCCGAGATCATCCGTCGTGTCCGGCAGGCGGAGGTGCGCGACGCGGTAGCGGCGGACGACGCGACGATCGCACACTGCACCGATTTCAACGGGGCATGA
- a CDS encoding ChaB family protein codes for MPDKHEQAEQMRDDVPSTIARSDDKAVRTYKKTLESAEESYGDGERAHRTAFASLKHTHEKVGDHWEPKEHKGPSDPQAEQGTPASTQGRRDTAQGVDANASKGHLDDVARRVGIDGPENLSKDDEVRAIEKANARATARARRR; via the coding sequence ATGCCGGACAAGCATGAGCAGGCCGAGCAGATGCGCGACGACGTGCCGTCGACCATCGCGCGCTCCGATGACAAGGCGGTACGGACCTACAAGAAGACCCTCGAGTCGGCGGAGGAGTCCTACGGCGACGGCGAACGGGCCCACCGCACCGCGTTCGCCTCGCTCAAGCACACCCACGAAAAGGTCGGGGACCACTGGGAGCCCAAGGAGCACAAGGGCCCCTCGGACCCGCAGGCTGAGCAGGGAACGCCCGCGTCGACGCAGGGACGCCGTGACACCGCCCAAGGGGTCGACGCTAACGCCAGCAAGGGACATCTTGACGACGTCGCCCGACGGGTCGGCATCGACGGCCCGGAGAACCTGAGCAAGGACGACGAGGTCCGCGCGATCGAGAAGGCCAACGCCCGGGCCACCGCGCGGGCCCGGAGGCGGTAA
- a CDS encoding dihydrofolate reductase family protein gives MAKVISTLFISADGVVEIDPDWHFPYFDDNMGRAVGEDYDTADVLLIGRETYDSFAGAWPEREAAGGEDAPFAKQLGDVRKVVVSRQPLEFSWRNSELMQGDLLDAVTSLKADAGSRGILIPGSISVVQQLLAAGLVDELRLLVHPVAARKGRKLFDEGDAPYHLKMTATEAFPTGVIRVIYSPTSPPAKVGYDEVKDQVPAGN, from the coding sequence ATGGCAAAGGTCATCTCCACGCTGTTCATCTCCGCCGACGGTGTGGTCGAGATCGACCCGGATTGGCACTTCCCGTACTTCGACGACAACATGGGTCGCGCCGTCGGCGAGGACTATGACACCGCTGACGTGCTGCTCATCGGCCGCGAGACCTACGACAGCTTCGCCGGAGCATGGCCCGAGCGTGAGGCCGCGGGTGGGGAGGACGCCCCGTTCGCCAAGCAACTCGGCGACGTGCGCAAGGTGGTCGTCTCGCGCCAGCCGCTGGAGTTCTCCTGGCGCAACTCGGAGCTGATGCAGGGCGATCTCCTCGATGCCGTCACCTCGCTCAAGGCCGATGCCGGCAGCAGAGGCATCCTCATCCCCGGGTCGATCTCCGTGGTGCAGCAGCTCCTCGCGGCAGGGCTGGTCGATGAGCTGCGCTTGCTGGTGCATCCGGTTGCCGCGCGTAAGGGCCGCAAGCTGTTCGACGAGGGGGACGCGCCATACCACCTGAAGATGACGGCGACGGAGGCGTTCCCGACGGGCGTGATCCGCGTGATCTACTCGCCGACCTCGCCACCCGCCAAGGTCGGCTACGACGAGGTCAAGGACCAGGTACCCGCCGGGAACTAG
- a CDS encoding DNA alkylation repair protein → MAANADVRHELASLADPRRAEGSSRFLQMMPGGYGEGDRAIGVSVPDQRRVAARYWRGLSLAETAELLSSSVHEERLTSLFILVRKFAKGDEEERGRIFRLILANTGRINNWDLVDSSAPYIVGPWLIDKDRSILDRLAESSLVWDRRIAIMATFAFIRAGDFHWTFRLSERLLRDPHDLVQKAVGWMLREVGNRDRAAEEEFLARRYRAMPRIMLRYAIEKFEPQRRREYLTGVL, encoded by the coding sequence ATGGCCGCGAACGCCGACGTCCGTCACGAACTCGCCAGCCTCGCCGACCCACGTCGGGCGGAGGGGTCGAGCCGGTTTCTGCAGATGATGCCGGGCGGGTACGGCGAGGGCGACCGGGCCATCGGGGTCTCCGTGCCGGATCAGCGCAGGGTGGCCGCCCGGTACTGGCGTGGCCTCTCCCTGGCCGAGACAGCGGAGCTGCTGAGCAGCAGCGTGCACGAGGAGAGGCTGACGTCGCTGTTCATCCTGGTGCGAAAGTTCGCCAAGGGAGACGAGGAGGAGCGGGGCCGGATCTTCCGCCTCATCCTGGCCAACACCGGCCGCATCAACAACTGGGACCTGGTGGACTCGTCCGCGCCGTACATCGTCGGCCCCTGGCTGATCGACAAGGACCGGAGCATCCTGGATCGGTTGGCCGAGTCGAGCCTGGTGTGGGACCGGCGCATCGCCATCATGGCGACCTTCGCCTTCATCAGGGCCGGTGACTTCCATTGGACCTTCCGGCTCAGTGAACGGCTCCTGCGCGACCCGCACGACCTGGTCCAGAAGGCGGTTGGCTGGATGCTGCGCGAGGTGGGCAACCGGGACAGAGCGGCGGAGGAGGAGTTTCTGGCCCGGCGTTACCGGGCCATGCCACGGATCATGCTGCGATACGCGATCGAGAAGTTCGAACCGCAGCGACGTAGGGAGTACCTGACCGGCGTGCTGTAG
- a CDS encoding IMP dehydrogenase, translating into MKILDEVSRTLNEYLLLPNLTTADCTPDTVDLSVPLVRHRLDEQPAIRVATPLTSAIMSAVSSPRLAIALAQCGGLSFIHQNQPVEAQAAMVTAVKRHKAGFRFSDINIKPSATLGEVATLLESAERDVAVVTDDGSPHGLFVGLISTDDFHPRRHDLGDSVESRMRRAADLVTAPPTVSLSEANTLIWDHRLDVIPVVDDEGLLHSIVLRRDYELHKQFRNESIDTDKRFRVGAGVNTHDYRERIPALVDAGADLLCIDSSDGYSVWQADTLKFVRHTYGDDVRIGAGNVVDGRAFRYLADAGADFVKVGIGGGSICITRDQKGIGRGQASALIDVVEARDAYLRETGVYVPLCCDGGLLTDSHMAVALALGADFVMLGRYFARFDESPAPLVRVGGQFFKEYWGEGSNRARNVTRYEHGGGNELAFEEGVDGYVPYAGSLYDNVDTTIAKLKATMISCGATNLPQFHENAVLVPVSQQSFLQNTAEIQLRDRPSDTGR; encoded by the coding sequence TTGAAGATCCTCGACGAAGTGTCGCGCACGCTGAACGAATACCTGCTGCTGCCGAACCTGACCACCGCGGACTGCACCCCGGACACGGTCGATCTGAGCGTGCCTCTTGTGCGGCACCGACTCGACGAGCAACCGGCCATCCGCGTCGCCACCCCGCTGACCAGCGCCATCATGAGCGCCGTCTCCTCACCCCGGCTGGCGATCGCCCTGGCCCAGTGCGGCGGACTGAGCTTCATCCATCAGAACCAGCCGGTCGAGGCGCAAGCGGCCATGGTGACAGCGGTCAAGCGGCACAAGGCCGGTTTCCGCTTCTCGGACATCAACATCAAACCGTCCGCGACACTGGGCGAGGTTGCCACCCTGTTGGAGTCCGCGGAACGCGACGTCGCTGTCGTCACCGACGACGGCAGTCCACACGGGCTGTTCGTCGGCCTCATCTCGACCGATGATTTCCACCCCCGCCGGCACGACCTCGGCGACTCCGTCGAGTCGCGCATGCGGCGGGCCGCAGACCTGGTCACCGCCCCTCCGACGGTGTCCCTGTCCGAGGCCAACACGCTGATCTGGGACCACCGCCTCGACGTAATACCCGTCGTCGACGACGAGGGCCTGCTGCACTCCATCGTGCTTCGCCGCGACTACGAGCTGCACAAGCAGTTCCGCAACGAGTCGATCGACACCGACAAGCGGTTCCGGGTCGGCGCCGGCGTCAACACCCACGACTACCGCGAACGCATCCCCGCGCTGGTCGACGCGGGCGCCGACCTGCTGTGCATCGACTCATCCGACGGCTACTCGGTCTGGCAGGCCGACACCCTCAAATTCGTCCGGCACACCTACGGCGACGACGTCCGTATCGGCGCGGGCAACGTCGTCGACGGACGCGCTTTTCGTTACCTCGCCGACGCTGGCGCGGATTTCGTCAAGGTCGGGATCGGCGGCGGCTCGATCTGCATCACCCGCGACCAGAAGGGCATCGGTCGCGGGCAGGCATCGGCTTTGATCGACGTCGTCGAAGCCCGCGACGCCTACCTGCGCGAGACCGGCGTCTACGTGCCGCTGTGCTGCGACGGTGGCCTCCTGACCGATTCCCACATGGCTGTCGCGCTCGCCCTCGGCGCAGACTTCGTGATGCTCGGCCGTTACTTCGCCCGCTTCGACGAGAGTCCGGCGCCGCTCGTCCGAGTCGGCGGTCAGTTCTTCAAGGAGTACTGGGGCGAAGGCTCAAACCGCGCCCGGAACGTCACCCGCTACGAGCACGGCGGCGGGAACGAACTCGCCTTCGAAGAAGGTGTCGACGGCTACGTGCCGTACGCGGGCAGCCTCTACGACAACGTCGACACCACGATCGCCAAGCTGAAGGCAACGATGATCAGCTGCGGTGCGACCAACCTGCCGCAATTTCACGAGAACGCCGTGCTGGTGCCCGTGTCGCAGCAGAGCTTCCTGCAGAACACCGCAGAGATCCAGCTCCGCGACCGGCCGAGCGACACCGGCCGCTAG
- a CDS encoding DinB family protein has translation MVSLPTTFAEDVIDQPAKAQFEAFLDEHRRALNDCLDGLTEEQARRSLVPSRTTLLGLVKHATFVEKVWFDEAVTCRSRAEIGIPATPDESFILDDGDTIAVVRRAHAEACEASRRATSSLGLDDILNGNRRGPLPLRWVYLHMLREIAQHCGHADILREQLLSD, from the coding sequence ATGGTGTCCCTCCCGACGACCTTCGCCGAAGACGTGATCGACCAGCCGGCCAAGGCCCAGTTCGAGGCGTTTCTGGATGAGCACCGCCGCGCGCTCAATGACTGCTTGGACGGGCTGACCGAGGAGCAGGCGCGCCGGTCCTTGGTGCCGTCCCGGACCACGCTGCTGGGCCTGGTGAAGCACGCGACCTTCGTCGAGAAGGTCTGGTTCGACGAAGCTGTCACATGCCGGTCGCGCGCCGAGATCGGCATCCCCGCGACGCCGGACGAGTCGTTCATCCTCGATGACGGCGACACCATCGCTGTTGTCCGGCGAGCACACGCCGAGGCATGCGAAGCGTCACGCCGCGCGACGTCGTCCCTCGGACTGGACGACATTCTGAACGGCAACCGGCGCGGCCCGCTCCCGCTGCGCTGGGTGTACCTCCACATGCTGCGCGAGATCGCTCAGCACTGCGGGCACGCAGACATCCTGCGCGAGCAGCTCCTGAGCGATTAG